Proteins encoded in a region of the Nicotiana tomentosiformis chromosome 9, ASM39032v3, whole genome shotgun sequence genome:
- the LOC138898366 gene encoding uncharacterized protein: MKAIIEDLNGEFFGILVDESKDVSYNEQMALVLRYVNKEGELIERFLGLVHVKVITTYALQKAIYSSLLQHSLSSSLIRGQGYDRASNMQGEINAVAKKHHDVNDFFDILANVLNIVGCSYKRREMLRYDQAEKLDELLVLGEVHTGILANEGSNYQEKALAKSLVEDIRSYEFVCILHVMLKILTIAYDLSMALQRKDQDIVSVMKLVDFSKRKLQTMRKSKWDSLMEDASSFCDKNSIVIPKMDEKYSLEGQSVKA, translated from the exons ATGAAAGCAATTATTGAAGACTTAAATGGGGAGTTTTTTGGGATATTAGTTGATGAGTCTAAAGATGTCTCTTATAATGAACAAATGGCTCTTGTTCTACGCTATGTCAACAAGGAAGGTGAACTTATTGAGCGATTCCTTGGCCTTGTTCATGTTAAAGTTATAACTACATATGCATTACAAAAAGCAATATATTCTTCGCTTTTGCAACATTCATTGAGTTCATCTCTAATACGGGGACAAGGGTATGATAGAGCTAGTAACATGCAAGGAGAAATCAATG CAGTTGCAAAGAAACACCATGATGTAAATGATTTTTTTGACATTCTTGCTAATGTTTTGAATATTGTTGGATGTTCTTATAAGCGTAGGGAGATGCTTAGATATGATCAAGCTGAAAAATTAGATGAGTTATTAGTGCTTGGTGAAGTTCATACAGGAA TTCTTGCAAATGAGGGTTCAAATTATCAGGAGAAAGCACTGGCAAAAAGTCTAGTGGAAGATATAAGATCTTATGAGTTTGTGTGTATATTACATGTGATGTTAAAAATATTGACAATTGCATATGATTTGAGTATGGCTCTgcaaagaaaagatcaagatattgttagtgttatgaaacttgttgatTTCTCAAAGAGGAAATTACAAACAATGAGAAAATCTAAATGGGATTCTTTGATGGAAGATGCCTCTTCGTTTTGTGATAAGAATAGTATTGTGATCCCAAAAATGGATGAGAAGTATAGTCTTGAAGGCCAAAGCGTAAAAGCTTAA